A window of Acetomicrobium sp. S15 = DSM 107314 contains these coding sequences:
- a CDS encoding isocitrate/isopropylmalate dehydrogenase family protein, whose product MAQYKIGILQGDDIGLEVVPVAVEVLKTAIEKYESVKIEWHELPIGYSSYLENGETLPKRTFDGLFDLDGWILGPIGHMAYPKDDPKAINPHPILRKSFDLVSNIRPVKSYENIPSLHRDVDLVIVRENNEGFQPDRNMYKGKGEFMPTPDIALSVRVITERNSKMVAGTAFELARQRNRKKKVTAIHKNTVFKLTCGLFVDSCKEKSKEYPDIEFDTMIVDTFAMNLVMRPQKFDVIVTTNMFGDILSDEAAGLVGGLGMAPGLCVGPKYAMAQATHGSAPDIAGKHVANPYAMIMSAQMLLSWLGNTKGDADAIKASKDIEFGVNKVLYEKKHLTPDLGGISTTEDMGRAICDAIKNI is encoded by the coding sequence TTGGCGCAATACAAAATTGGAATTTTGCAGGGTGATGACATAGGACTCGAAGTAGTGCCTGTGGCAGTTGAGGTGCTAAAAACTGCTATTGAGAAATATGAAAGCGTCAAAATAGAATGGCATGAGCTTCCGATAGGTTATTCATCTTATCTTGAAAACGGAGAAACTCTTCCAAAGAGGACTTTTGACGGCCTATTTGACCTTGATGGTTGGATTCTGGGCCCCATAGGACACATGGCTTACCCAAAAGACGATCCTAAAGCTATCAATCCTCATCCTATTTTACGAAAAAGCTTCGATTTGGTGAGCAATATACGTCCGGTGAAATCGTACGAGAATATCCCAAGTCTCCATAGGGACGTTGATCTTGTGATTGTCAGGGAAAATAACGAAGGCTTCCAGCCTGACAGAAACATGTATAAAGGCAAGGGTGAGTTCATGCCCACTCCGGATATAGCTTTGTCTGTCAGAGTTATTACAGAGCGCAATTCCAAAATGGTTGCCGGAACAGCTTTTGAGTTAGCACGCCAGAGAAATAGAAAAAAGAAAGTAACTGCAATTCATAAAAATACAGTATTTAAGCTAACCTGTGGCTTGTTTGTTGATAGCTGTAAAGAGAAAAGTAAGGAGTATCCTGACATTGAATTTGATACTATGATAGTTGATACATTTGCAATGAATTTAGTGATGCGACCTCAAAAGTTTGATGTGATTGTTACGACAAACATGTTTGGAGATATTCTTTCCGATGAAGCGGCAGGACTTGTCGGTGGCCTTGGAATGGCGCCGGGATTGTGCGTGGGTCCCAAATATGCCATGGCTCAAGCTACGCATGGCTCTGCTCCAGATATAGCCGGCAAACACGTTGCAAACCCTTACGCCATGATAATGTCTGCCCAAATGTTACTTTCTTGGTTGGGAAACACGAAAGGCGATGCCGATGCCATCAAGGCCTCAAAGGATATAGAGTTTGGGGTAAACAAAGTGCTTTATGAGAAAAAACATCTTACACCTGATCTTGGTGGTATATCAACCACTGAGGATATGGGCAGAGCCATTTGTGATGCCATAAAAAATATCTAA